The following coding sequences lie in one Brevibacterium marinum genomic window:
- a CDS encoding LPXTG cell wall anchor domain-containing protein produces MQKKLAQSSLALTAAAALGLGSAFVAGPAAAADKPDLNVQTDAALQTAVHKNLADDNGDLASEVGRFGVKGDTLVLGVSAKTDKVAELASKYDNVEVIVDSKYKEAQPQGAKDLVGGAGYLMSVPSNADSIGACSTGFAGWDSSGNQVVLTAGHCAVDATTGAEDRIIDLEKPSTAEAAGGDGFQPAGTGAPGTWGFHQYGSEITDDDQVADEDKAIDFAVIDVADGFTSKAEVTDWTTAEDDDLSKSTTKISQIGTETPGASINKSGRTTGVTEGTVLDDPEAFEYQNIGGRAVHGFEVTSDAGPFSDHGDSGGAVYQGDTAVGVISGGPEDLAWTWVADLDNSLEKSGETFTFEDPNEAPEAPAAPTVEDQVIEPEGAISGKAAANAEVKVTWTGTADGEATATADNDGNFTVAGPSAEGTYDATAVATVDGQTSEAAAFKLTVEAAEAPDAPEEPTAEDQTVDEGGQITGQAVPNADVKLSWAPAEDAGAQSGNEAQAATDDSTTVTADDSGKFTAKAPAETGEYAYTATTVVDGVESDATEFIVTVQEADDAAEAADGTDADADGSDSDAAADAKNAESNADSDGSKDGEAPDERTISIEPKEVAASDFVKEDKGVQITVEGFDEGENVSLEVVAGPENVEGITLDETANEDGVAAFSIYGTNASDPSAYLGKYDVQVTGANDTDDEKALTGSFSVVADEDGNGGGDNGDGGDGGSDLPRTGAELTGLAAGAGLLVVGGAAVVLTMRRNKKN; encoded by the coding sequence ATGCAGAAGAAACTCGCGCAGAGTTCGCTGGCGCTTACAGCGGCAGCGGCGCTGGGATTGGGCAGCGCGTTCGTCGCCGGTCCCGCTGCCGCAGCAGATAAGCCAGACCTGAACGTACAAACCGATGCTGCTCTGCAGACCGCGGTGCACAAGAACCTCGCGGACGACAACGGCGACCTGGCTTCTGAAGTCGGCCGCTTCGGAGTCAAGGGCGACACTCTTGTGCTGGGAGTGTCGGCAAAGACAGACAAGGTCGCGGAGCTGGCCTCGAAGTATGACAACGTCGAGGTCATCGTAGACTCGAAATACAAAGAGGCTCAGCCACAGGGCGCCAAAGACCTCGTCGGAGGCGCCGGGTATCTGATGAGCGTCCCGTCGAACGCAGACTCGATCGGTGCGTGCTCGACCGGATTCGCTGGTTGGGATTCCAGCGGCAACCAGGTTGTTCTGACCGCTGGTCACTGCGCGGTCGATGCGACGACCGGTGCCGAAGACAGGATCATCGATCTTGAGAAGCCGTCCACGGCTGAAGCAGCCGGCGGCGACGGCTTCCAGCCGGCCGGCACTGGAGCTCCGGGCACCTGGGGATTCCACCAGTACGGCTCCGAGATCACCGATGACGATCAGGTTGCCGATGAGGACAAAGCCATTGACTTCGCAGTCATCGATGTGGCGGACGGCTTCACCAGCAAGGCGGAAGTGACCGACTGGACCACAGCCGAAGACGACGACCTGTCCAAGAGCACGACGAAGATCTCGCAGATCGGCACCGAAACGCCCGGAGCTTCGATCAATAAGTCCGGTCGTACGACTGGTGTCACCGAAGGCACAGTGCTGGACGACCCTGAAGCGTTCGAATACCAGAACATCGGTGGCCGTGCAGTCCACGGCTTCGAAGTGACATCGGACGCGGGTCCATTCTCCGACCATGGTGACTCGGGCGGCGCCGTCTACCAGGGAGACACCGCGGTTGGTGTCATCTCGGGTGGCCCCGAAGACCTCGCTTGGACCTGGGTCGCCGATCTGGACAATTCACTCGAAAAGTCGGGCGAGACCTTCACCTTTGAAGATCCGAATGAGGCCCCCGAGGCACCGGCTGCTCCCACAGTCGAGGACCAGGTCATCGAGCCCGAGGGTGCGATCAGCGGTAAGGCTGCGGCAAACGCCGAGGTGAAAGTTACGTGGACGGGGACGGCTGACGGTGAAGCAACCGCCACGGCCGATAACGACGGCAACTTCACAGTTGCCGGGCCTTCCGCAGAAGGCACATACGACGCAACGGCAGTTGCGACCGTCGACGGCCAGACCTCCGAAGCCGCTGCCTTCAAGTTGACCGTCGAGGCTGCTGAAGCACCAGACGCACCTGAAGAACCCACGGCTGAGGACCAGACTGTCGACGAAGGTGGACAGATCACCGGGCAGGCTGTGCCCAATGCTGACGTGAAGCTGTCGTGGGCACCTGCGGAGGACGCAGGCGCTCAGTCAGGAAACGAGGCTCAGGCCGCTACTGATGACTCGACCACCGTCACCGCCGATGACAGTGGTAAATTCACTGCCAAGGCTCCTGCTGAAACCGGCGAATACGCATACACCGCGACCACTGTCGTGGACGGTGTGGAGTCGGACGCAACCGAATTCATCGTCACCGTGCAAGAAGCCGACGACGCTGCTGAAGCCGCCGACGGCACTGATGCTGACGCCGACGGCAGCGACTCCGATGCCGCTGCAGACGCCAAGAATGCAGAGTCCAATGCTGACTCCGACGGCTCGAAGGACGGCGAGGCTCCGGACGAGCGCACGATCTCCATTGAGCCCAAGGAAGTTGCCGCATCTGACTTCGTGAAGGAGGACAAGGGCGTGCAGATCACGGTCGAGGGCTTCGATGAGGGCGAAAACGTCTCCCTGGAAGTTGTCGCCGGTCCGGAGAACGTTGAGGGCATCACCCTCGATGAGACCGCGAATGAGGACGGCGTTGCCGCCTTCTCGATCTACGGAACCAACGCATCCGACCCTTCGGCCTACCTGGGCAAGTACGACGTGCAGGTGACCGGAGCCAACGATACGGACGATGAGAAGGCGCTGACCGGGTCGTTCAGCGTTGTTGCCGATGAGGATGGCAACGGCGGCGGCGACAATGGTGACGGTGGAGACGGCGGGTCCGATCTGCCTCGCACCGGTGCTGAGTTGACCGGCCTGGCTGCCGGTGCCGGACTCCTCGTTGTCGGTGGAGCCGCAGTTGTCCTGACCATGCGTCGGAACAAGAAGAACTGA